In Janthinobacterium rivuli, a single genomic region encodes these proteins:
- a CDS encoding lysophospholipid acyltransferase family protein has product MKLLLTYRLARIAIHLGCGMAKSAVLFPWLDLEGRNRRIRRWSTQLLDICGVHVAQPADSVPALEHAMVVANHVSWLDIFVINAVHPCRFVAKAEIRAWPILGWLAGRAGTIFISRGSKRDLRLIFQGLVDKLTAGERIAFFPEGTTAAQGQILPFHANLFEAAIDAQVPVQPFALVYVDDKGALHHAVDFIGDMSFAQSMVAILSGPPITARLTCLAPVATLDAHRRELAAATQATIAATLPLEKAA; this is encoded by the coding sequence TTGAAACTTCTGCTTACCTACCGCCTCGCGCGCATCGCCATTCACCTGGGCTGCGGCATGGCCAAGAGCGCCGTGCTCTTTCCCTGGCTGGACCTGGAGGGGCGCAACCGGCGCATCCGCCGCTGGTCGACGCAGCTGCTCGACATCTGCGGCGTGCACGTGGCGCAGCCGGCAGACAGCGTGCCGGCGCTCGAGCATGCGATGGTGGTGGCGAACCACGTTTCGTGGCTCGACATCTTCGTTATCAATGCCGTCCATCCCTGCCGTTTCGTCGCCAAGGCGGAAATCCGCGCCTGGCCGATCCTGGGCTGGCTGGCGGGGCGCGCCGGCACCATTTTCATTTCGCGCGGCAGCAAGCGCGATTTGCGCCTGATCTTCCAGGGCCTGGTGGATAAATTGACGGCGGGCGAGCGCATCGCGTTTTTCCCCGAAGGCACGACCGCAGCGCAAGGGCAGATCCTGCCGTTTCACGCCAATCTGTTCGAGGCGGCCATCGACGCGCAAGTGCCGGTGCAGCCGTTCGCGCTCGTGTATGTGGATGACAAGGGGGCCTTGCACCACGCCGTCGATTTCATCGGCGACATGAGCTTTGCGCAAAGCATGGTGGCGATCCTGAGCGGCCCGCCCATCACGGCGCGCCTGACCTGTCTGGCGCCGGTGGCGACGCTGGACGCGCACCGGCGCGAGCTGGCGGCGGCAACGCAGGCGACTATCGCCGCCACGCTGCCGCTGGAGAAGGCAGCTTAA
- a CDS encoding YqgE/AlgH family protein — protein sequence MQGVGEPAATGSSTLNLANHFLIAMPAMQDPIFGGTVVYVCEHNENGVLGVVINKPTDMTMEVLFDRIDLKLAAGSDTPIINEPIMFGGPVQDDRGFVLHTPGARYSSSLTVTDEIAFTTSIDVLEAVAKGDGPERMLVSIGYSGWSPGQLEDEIGRNGWLTVGASADILFDFPIEQRYVAAIKLLGIDPLMLASEAGHA from the coding sequence ATGCAGGGTGTGGGAGAGCCGGCCGCGACCGGTTCCTCCACCCTGAATCTGGCCAACCATTTCCTCATTGCGATGCCGGCCATGCAAGACCCGATCTTCGGCGGCACGGTCGTCTACGTGTGCGAACACAATGAAAACGGCGTGCTCGGCGTCGTCATCAACAAACCCACCGACATGACCATGGAAGTGCTGTTCGACCGCATCGACCTGAAACTGGCGGCCGGCAGCGACACGCCCATCATCAACGAACCGATCATGTTCGGCGGCCCGGTGCAGGACGACCGCGGCTTCGTGCTGCATACGCCGGGCGCCCGCTATTCCTCGTCGCTGACCGTGACCGATGAAATCGCGTTTACCACGTCGATCGACGTGCTCGAAGCCGTCGCCAAGGGCGATGGCCCCGAGCGCATGCTCGTTTCGATCGGCTATTCGGGCTGGAGTCCGGGCCAGCTGGAAGACGAAATCGGCCGCAATGGCTGGCTGACGGTAGGCGCCTCGGCCGACATCCTGTTCGATTTTCCCATCGAGCAGCGCTACGTGGCGGCCATCAAGCTGCTGGGTATCGACCCTCTCATGCTGGCATCGGAAGCCGGACACGCATGA
- a CDS encoding aspartate carbamoyltransferase catalytic subunit, with protein sequence MLNPQLNKHGELQHLLTIEGLPKSIVNHILDTASSFVGISDRDVKKVPLMRGKSVFNLFFENSTRTRTTFEIASKRLSADVINLNIQASSASKGESLLDTIDNLSAMHADMFVVRHAQSGAPYLIAKHLIDTRQPHVHVVNAGDGRHAHPTQGLLDMYTIRHYKKDFTNLTVAIVGDILHSRVARSDIHALTTLGVPEVRAIGPHTLLPGGLEQMGVRTFTNMDEGLKGVDVIIMLRLQNERMSGALLPSAQEYFKSYGLTPERLALAKPDAIVMHPGPMNRGVEIDSAVADGPQAVILPQVTFGIAVRMAVMSILAGNQG encoded by the coding sequence ATGCTTAATCCGCAACTGAATAAACACGGCGAACTGCAACACCTGCTGACGATTGAAGGCTTGCCGAAGTCTATCGTCAACCACATCCTCGACACGGCTTCCTCGTTCGTCGGCATCTCCGACCGCGATGTGAAAAAGGTGCCGCTGATGCGCGGCAAGAGCGTTTTCAACCTGTTCTTTGAAAACTCCACGCGCACCCGCACCACCTTCGAGATCGCGTCAAAAAGGCTGTCGGCCGACGTCATCAACCTGAACATCCAGGCCTCGTCGGCCAGCAAGGGCGAGTCACTGCTCGACACCATCGACAACCTGTCGGCCATGCATGCCGACATGTTCGTCGTGCGCCACGCGCAGTCGGGCGCGCCCTACCTGATCGCCAAGCACCTGATCGACACCAGGCAGCCGCACGTCCACGTCGTCAACGCGGGCGACGGACGCCACGCGCACCCGACCCAGGGCTTGCTCGACATGTACACGATCCGTCACTACAAGAAGGATTTCACCAATCTGACGGTGGCCATCGTGGGCGACATCCTGCACAGCCGCGTGGCCCGTTCCGACATCCATGCGCTGACCACCCTGGGCGTGCCGGAAGTGCGCGCCATCGGCCCGCACACCCTGCTGCCAGGCGGCCTGGAGCAGATGGGCGTGCGCACCTTCACCAACATGGATGAAGGCTTGAAAGGCGTGGACGTGATCATCATGCTGCGCCTGCAAAATGAACGCATGAGCGGCGCGCTGCTGCCGTCGGCGCAGGAGTATTTCAAGAGTTACGGCCTCACGCCCGAGCGCCTGGCGCTGGCGAAACCGGACGCCATCGTCATGCATCCGGGCCCGATGAATCGCGGCGTGGAAATCGATTCGGCCGTGGCCGACGGTCCGCAGGCGGTGATCCTGCCGCAGGTGACCTTCGGTATCGCCGTGCGCATGGCGGTGATGAGTATTTTGGCTGGTAATCAGGGCTGA
- a CDS encoding cryptochrome/photolyase family protein, with product MTIKTSLVWFRRDLRAFDHAALHHALRQSQAVHCVFVYDTTILATLPRRDRRVDFIHASVAELASELRQLGGDLIVLHADAAEAIPRLAAELNADAVFANHDYEPQAIARDATVAAALTRDARLWFSFKDQVIFEKDEVLTLSAKPYTVYTPYKNAWLKKMRAEPGCLAPFDIEPHAASLAPPRTGTPAPLPTLGELGFEASNLAELAIPTGMSGASQLFEDFLPRVARYDVARDFPALKGPSYLSMHLRFGTVSLRYLVRTIVDLMDRGGGGDGAPVWLAELIWRDFYAMILYQNPHVEGGAFKLAYDAIAWETGPEADAAFAAWCEGRTGYPLVDAAMAQLNQTGYMHNRLRMVTACFLIKDLGIDWRRGEAYFALHLNDFDLASNNGGWQWASSSGCDAQPYFRIFNPVTQSEKFDASGRFIRRYLPQLKALGDKEIHAPWLVPRMLLEQKNIVLGRDYPEPLVQHDEARKETLERYAVVKVLK from the coding sequence ATGACAATCAAGACTTCCCTGGTGTGGTTCCGGCGCGATCTGCGCGCGTTTGATCATGCTGCACTGCATCACGCCCTGCGCCAGAGCCAGGCCGTGCATTGCGTCTTCGTCTACGACACCACCATCCTGGCAACCCTGCCGCGCCGCGACCGGCGCGTCGACTTCATCCATGCAAGCGTGGCCGAGCTCGCCAGTGAGCTGCGCCAGCTCGGCGGCGACCTGATCGTGCTGCACGCGGACGCGGCCGAGGCCATCCCGCGCCTGGCCGCCGAGTTGAACGCCGACGCCGTCTTTGCCAACCACGACTACGAGCCGCAAGCGATCGCCCGCGACGCCACGGTGGCCGCCGCGCTCACGCGCGACGCGCGCCTGTGGTTCAGCTTCAAGGACCAGGTGATCTTTGAAAAGGACGAGGTGCTGACGCTTTCCGCCAAGCCGTATACCGTCTACACGCCGTATAAAAATGCCTGGCTGAAGAAAATGCGCGCCGAACCCGGCTGCCTGGCGCCGTTCGACATCGAACCGCATGCGGCCAGCCTGGCGCCGCCGCGCACTGGCACGCCGGCGCCCCTGCCCACCTTGGGCGAGCTGGGTTTCGAGGCCAGCAACCTGGCCGAACTGGCCATCCCCACCGGCATGTCGGGCGCCAGTCAACTGTTCGAGGATTTTTTGCCGCGCGTGGCCCGCTATGACGTGGCGCGCGATTTCCCCGCCCTGAAGGGACCATCCTACCTGTCCATGCATCTGCGCTTCGGCACCGTCTCGCTGCGCTACCTGGTGCGCACCATCGTCGACCTGATGGACCGTGGCGGTGGCGGCGACGGCGCGCCCGTGTGGCTGGCGGAACTGATCTGGCGCGATTTCTACGCCATGATTTTGTACCAGAACCCGCACGTGGAAGGCGGCGCCTTCAAACTGGCCTACGACGCCATCGCCTGGGAAACGGGGCCCGAGGCCGATGCCGCCTTTGCCGCCTGGTGCGAGGGACGCACCGGCTATCCGCTGGTGGACGCGGCCATGGCGCAGCTGAACCAGACGGGCTATATGCACAACCGCCTGCGCATGGTCACGGCCTGCTTTTTGATCAAGGACCTGGGTATCGACTGGCGCCGCGGCGAAGCGTATTTCGCGCTGCACCTCAATGACTTCGACCTGGCATCGAACAACGGCGGCTGGCAATGGGCATCGTCCTCCGGCTGCGACGCCCAGCCTTACTTCCGCATCTTCAATCCCGTCACGCAGTCGGAAAAATTCGATGCCAGCGGGCGCTTCATCCGCCGCTATCTGCCGCAACTGAAGGCGCTGGGCGACAAGGAAATCCACGCGCCCTGGCTGGTGCCGCGCATGCTGCTCGAACAAAAAAACATCGTGCTGGGACGCGATTATCCGGAACCGCTGGTGCAGCACGACGAGGCGCGCAAGGAGACCCTGGAACGTTATGCAGTGGTCAAAGTGCTCAAGTAG
- the ruvX gene encoding Holliday junction resolvase RuvX, producing MSGDAIDTILAFDFGLKRIGVAIGNTMICQAKPLSVITATANEPKFAAIDSLIKEWGASRIVVGLPSHPDGTEHEMSARCRRFANQVHGRFNLPVELVDERYSSAVIAARRGEVIDDRAAAIILQQYFDANY from the coding sequence ATGAGCGGTGACGCCATTGACACCATCCTCGCCTTCGATTTCGGCTTGAAACGCATCGGTGTGGCCATCGGCAATACCATGATTTGCCAGGCCAAGCCGCTCAGCGTGATCACGGCCACGGCGAACGAGCCGAAGTTTGCCGCCATCGATAGCCTGATCAAGGAGTGGGGCGCGAGCCGCATCGTGGTGGGCTTGCCCAGCCATCCCGATGGCACGGAACACGAGATGAGCGCGCGCTGCCGCCGTTTCGCCAACCAGGTGCATGGCCGCTTCAACCTGCCGGTGGAACTGGTCGACGAGCGCTATTCCTCGGCCGTCATCGCCGCCAGGCGAGGTGAGGTCATCGACGACCGCGCCGCCGCCATCATCCTGCAACAGTATTTTGACGCGAATTATTAA
- the pyrR gene encoding bifunctional pyr operon transcriptional regulator/uracil phosphoribosyltransferase PyrR translates to MPHPTNPSQLDAEALYAVLLQQVQSGLAGIPNVAIVGIHSGGAWLAERLARDLNLPGRLGVLDVSFYRDDFAQKGLHADVKPTQISFDVAGATILLVDDVLYTGRTTRAAINELFDYGRPAKIMLAALVDRGERQLPVAADFVAAFTAVPPGQALVLKQADDGKFTLTIDTHHA, encoded by the coding sequence ATGCCGCATCCTACGAATCCATCCCAACTCGACGCCGAGGCCCTGTACGCGGTCTTGCTGCAGCAAGTGCAGAGCGGCCTGGCGGGCATCCCCAACGTGGCCATCGTCGGCATCCATTCGGGCGGCGCCTGGCTGGCCGAACGCCTGGCGCGCGACCTGAACCTGCCGGGCCGCCTGGGTGTGCTCGACGTCTCGTTCTACCGCGACGACTTCGCCCAGAAGGGCCTGCATGCGGACGTCAAGCCGACGCAAATCAGCTTTGACGTGGCCGGCGCCACCATCCTGCTGGTCGACGACGTGCTGTACACGGGCCGCACCACGCGCGCGGCCATCAACGAATTGTTCGACTATGGCCGTCCGGCGAAGATCATGCTGGCCGCCCTGGTCGACCGCGGCGAACGCCAGCTGCCGGTGGCCGCCGATTTCGTGGCCGCCTTCACAGCCGTGCCGCCGGGCCAGGCTCTGGTCCTGAAGCAAGCCGACGATGGAAAATTCACGCTCACCATAGATACCCACCATGCTTAA
- a CDS encoding dihydroorotase yields the protein MTTLHIKNGHLIDPANGIDGLQDLFIADGKVLAVGSAPAGFTADTTFDAAGLVVSPGLVDLSARLREPGYEYKATLESELQAALQGGVTSLVCPPDTDPVLDEPGLVEMLKYRAKTQNKAHVHPLGALTMGLKGKSLTEMAELTEAGCIGFAQAEEPIEDTTVLLRAMQYANTFGYTVWLRPQDPHIGRGGIAHSGPLASRLGLSGVPVMSETIALHTIFELMRASRARVHLCRISSAAGLELIRAAKAEGLPVTCDVGVHHVHLTDADIGFFDPNARVTPPFRSQRDRDAIRAGLLDGTVDAMCSDHTPVDDDEKLLPFGEASPGATGLELLLSLALKWADDYALGQPQAGARPLARAVAKVTSDAARVAGIPAGSLAVGEAADICVFDPAARWTVSSASLASQGKHTPFLGYELSGIVKATIVAGRVAFQR from the coding sequence ATGACGACACTACATATCAAGAACGGCCACCTGATCGACCCTGCCAACGGCATCGATGGCTTGCAAGACCTGTTTATCGCCGACGGCAAGGTGCTGGCCGTGGGCAGCGCCCCGGCCGGCTTCACCGCCGACACCACGTTTGACGCGGCCGGCCTGGTGGTTTCCCCCGGCCTGGTCGACCTGTCCGCGCGCCTGCGCGAGCCGGGCTACGAATACAAGGCGACCCTGGAATCGGAATTGCAGGCGGCGCTGCAAGGCGGCGTGACGAGCCTGGTCTGCCCGCCCGACACCGATCCCGTGCTGGACGAGCCGGGCCTGGTGGAAATGCTGAAATACCGCGCCAAGACGCAGAACAAGGCCCACGTGCACCCGCTGGGCGCACTGACCATGGGCTTGAAAGGCAAGTCGCTGACGGAGATGGCGGAACTGACGGAAGCGGGCTGCATCGGCTTCGCGCAGGCGGAAGAGCCGATCGAAGACACCACCGTGCTGCTGCGCGCCATGCAGTACGCGAACACCTTCGGCTACACCGTCTGGCTGCGCCCGCAAGACCCGCATATCGGCCGTGGCGGCATCGCCCACAGCGGCCCGCTGGCCTCGCGCCTGGGCTTGTCCGGCGTGCCCGTGATGTCCGAAACCATCGCCCTGCACACGATTTTCGAATTGATGCGCGCCAGCCGCGCGCGTGTGCACCTGTGCCGCATTTCGTCGGCGGCCGGCCTGGAACTGATCCGCGCGGCCAAGGCCGAAGGCTTGCCCGTCACCTGCGACGTGGGCGTGCACCATGTGCACCTGACGGATGCCGACATCGGCTTTTTCGACCCGAACGCACGCGTGACGCCGCCGTTCCGCAGCCAGCGTGACCGCGATGCGATCCGAGCCGGCCTGTTGGACGGCACGGTCGACGCCATGTGCTCGGACCATACGCCGGTCGACGATGATGAAAAACTGCTGCCGTTCGGCGAAGCGTCGCCCGGCGCCACTGGCCTGGAACTGCTGCTGTCCTTGGCCCTGAAATGGGCCGACGACTACGCGCTGGGCCAGCCGCAGGCGGGCGCACGTCCGCTGGCGCGCGCCGTGGCCAAGGTCACGTCCGACGCGGCCCGTGTCGCCGGTATCCCGGCCGGCAGCCTGGCCGTGGGCGAAGCGGCCGACATTTGCGTCTTCGATCCGGCCGCGCGCTGGACCGTGTCGTCGGCCTCGCTGGCCAGCCAGGGCAAGCACACGCCTTTCCTCGGCTATGAGCTGAGCGGCATCGTCAAGGCGACCATCGTTGCCGGACGGGTGGCGTTTCAGCGTTAA